A DNA window from Xyrauchen texanus isolate HMW12.3.18 chromosome 6, RBS_HiC_50CHRs, whole genome shotgun sequence contains the following coding sequences:
- the LOC127645109 gene encoding activated CDC42 kinase 1-like isoform X4 → MLNQPDALDDFIREVNAMHSLDHQNLIRLYGVVLTHPMKMVTELAPLGSMLDHLRKSLGHFLISTLCQYSIQISNGMAYLESKRFIHRDLAARNILLASGELVKIGDFGLMRALPKNDDHYVMQEHRKVPFAWCAPESLKTRTFSHATDTWMFAVTLWEMFTYGQEPWLGLNGSQILHKIDKEGERLPKPEDCSQDIYNVMMQCWAQKTDDRPTFVALREFLVETMPTEMRALQDFNEPDKLQIQMNDVITIIEGRAENYWWRGQNKRTLKVGQFPRNTVTSVAGLSAHDISRPLKNSFIHTGHGDSNPHCCWGFPDRIDNLYLGNPMDPPDVLGLELNSARPTQLPGRAKKPCYDAVAEEEDQIFSGLRRTSLKKKGLNFKPAAWVSATKIGDHSIQTSEWNSDLCGSSTPTEVSLIDFGEELPSATPSPSPVVEVQVTTLAKLVLEAETILDRTPPQSPSRSLPRPLHPSPVVDWDTRPLPPPPAYDDVAQDEDDIEVSSINSADRGADETCSPHTPCTPTGEGKAHVEDNLFLPCRQSHASTFTQSAEIFQELQQECMRHLNVPVNSTSPGLEPHHQIVLTLSEDKPQIPPRIPIPPRPVKRTGGEYARWSGELSPVSGNEEDKEHPPQIPPRDPFSQPSSRTPSPHVGSPQTRGSFCSSTSIYGSSYLSTSPAKLMPTTQSFASDPKYAAPKVIQAQGKDKEPAKGPCILPIVRDGKKVSNTHYYLLPERPPYLDRYNKFFREAESSEEKKHVNTATVKPMVQQQGEFKSNFSNISSSLTVSGCRGGLKNSLSLCRVSTDGSFSRTDSTGTHDKVRLVQEAVHGATIEECQTALQNHSWNVQKAVHYLKVEQLFCLGLKTRVECHKILEMYDWNLELASTQLLDSYGSVKLR, encoded by the exons ATGCTCAACCAGCCAGATGCTCTGGACGACTTCATCCGGGAAGTCAATGCCATGCATTCTCTTGACCACCAGAACCTCATCCGTCTCTATGGAGTCGTCCTCACACACCCCATGAAGatg GTGACTGAGCTCGCACCTCTGGGCTCTATGCTGGATCATTTACGAAAGAGCTTGGGCCATTTCCTCATTTCCACCTTGTGTCAGTACTCCATCCAGATTTCCAATGGCATGGCTTACCTAGAGTCCAAACGCTTCATCCACCGAGACCTGGCCGCCAGAAACATCTTGCTGGCCTCTGGTGAGCTGGTCAAAATTGGAGACTTCGGACTGATGAGGGCACTGCCCAAGAATGATGACCATTACGTCATGCAAGAGCATCGCAAAGTCCCTTTTGCCTG GTGTGCTCCAGAGAGCCTGAAGACACGCACGTTTTCTCATGCCACAGACACATGGATGTTTGCTGTGACACTGTGGGAGATGTTTACCTATGGCCAAGAGCCTTGGCTGGGCCTCAATGGTAGTCAG ATTCTTCACAAAATCGATAAGGAGGGTGAAAGACTGCCTAAACCAGAGGACTGTTCTCAGGACATCTATAATGTTATGATGCAATGTTGGGCTCAGAAAACAGATGACAGGCCTACCTTTGTGGCTCTAAGGGAGTTTTTGGTGGAGACCATGCCTACGGAAATGAGGGCCCTGCAAGACTTTAATGAGCCCGACAAGCTTCAGATCCAAATGAACGATGTCATTACCATAATAGAGGGCAG GGCTGAGAACTACTGGTGGAGAGGTCAGAACAAGCGTACGTTGAAAGTTGGTCAGTTTCCCAGGAACACAGTCACATCAGTAGCGGGCCTCTCTGCCCATGACATAAGCCGTCCACTGAAGAACAGTTTCATCCACACGGGCCATGGAGACAGTAATCCTCACTGCTGCTGGGGCTTTCCTGACAGGATTGATAA TCTTTATCTTGGTAACCCCATGGATCCTCCAGATGTGCTGGGGCTGGAGCTAAATTCTGCCAGACCAACACAGCTCCCTGGACGCGCTAAGA AACCTTGCTATGATGCTGTTGCTGAGGAGGAGGACCAAATATTCTCAGGCCTACGACGAACCTCTTTGAAGAAAAAGGGCCTTAATTTCAAACCAGCTGCTTGGGTTTCTGCTACCAAGATAGGTGATCATTCCATTCAGACCTCTGAATGGAATTCAGACCTCTGTGGGAGCAGCACTCCCACAGAGGTCTCTCTAATAGACTTTGGAGAAGAGCTCCCATCAGCCACACCTTCCCCCTCTCCTGTGGTGGAGGTCCAAGTCACCACCCTTGCTAAGCTTGTCCTGGAAGCAGAGACTATCTTAGACAGAACTCCTCCTCAGAGTCCCTCACGCTCTTTACCTCGGCCCCTTCACCCTTCCCCAGTTGTGGATTGGGACACTCGACCCCTACCTCCACCCCCAGCCTATGACGATGTAGCACAAGACGAGGATGACATTGAAGTAAGCTCCATCAACAGTGCTGATCGAGGAGCGGATGAAACTTGCTCTCCGCACACACCCTGTACTCCCACTGGAGAGGGCAAAGCTCATGTAGAAGACAATTTATTTTTGCCCTGCAGGCAGAGCCATGCCTCTACCTTCACCCAGTCTGCTGAGATCTTTCAAGAGCTGCAGCAGGAGTGTATGAGGCATCTCAATGTACCTGTGAACTCTACCAGCCCTGGGCTTGAGCCACACCATCAAATTGTCCTTACTTTATCTGAAGACAAACCCCAGATACCACCACGCATCCCCATCCCACCACGTCCAGTCAAACGCACAGGTGGCGAGTATGCACGCTGGTCTGGTGAGCTCTCCCCAGTCTCTGGAAATGAGGAGGACAAAGAGCATCCACCTCAGATCCCCCCTCGAGATCCCTTCTCCCAGCCGAGCTCACGCACGCCCAGCCCACACGTGGGCTCCCCGCAGACCCGTGGCAGCTTTTGCTCGTCCACTTCCATTTATGGCTCATCCTACCTCTCCACCTCTCCTGCTAAACTCATGCCAACCACTCAGAGCTTTGCCTCAGATCCCAAATATGCTGCACCCAAGGTCATCCAGGCACAAGGCAAAGACAAGGAGCCAGCCAAAGGGCCCTGCATCCTGCCTATTGTACGGGATGGCAAGAAAGTCAGCAATACACACTACTACCTCCTGCCTGAGAGGCCTCCATATCTAGACCGCTACAATAAGTTCTTCAGAGAAGCAGAGAGCAGTGAAGAGAAAAAGCATGTAAACACAGCCACAGTCAAGCCTATGGTTCAACAACAAGGGGAGTTCAAGTCAAACTTCTCTAATATCAGCAGCAGTCTGACAGTCTCTGGATGTAGAGGGGGACTGAAGAACTCTCTCAGCCTGTGCAGAGTCAGCACTGATGGCTCATTTAGCAGGACTGACAGCACCGGCACCCACGACAAAGTCAGACTG